A genome region from Streptomyces antimycoticus includes the following:
- a CDS encoding ATP-binding protein, translating into MSVDTADPPPEQKPSGHAPQRRRSRRRTEAPGALLDRWPFRRKLNVLVIVPLAVVGLLLGLGVYSQVRQARDADRIAERVRDTGQVARLINDVQAEHREALLLSVQQESLRSGATLPSTADYRRAQRATEEQAATVRSAFGSELPKDEAQALDYVQRLSVLRDKVERGSVPAAGIDPAYAAAVGYLIDGTGLDHFSDSSSSSVIELVDAVLRADAAHAAFEGGVFSAQTRDANGLTEYTRAVGAHRVYEEQSERFSRIADPDQVLRLDGIERNSEENGIEDRFAELQIDPGSLQGQSPRQLRTEMAAGTRQAEARLEIARSLIGQIADRADGLSRDALHKALALLALALLGFAAWLTFSFLVRRSVVRPLAALTGAAHQVVEVAGEELAKVEDEDDDATDSTPLRPHPIPVPVRDEIGDLAEAFNQVQVTAAALLERQVLSRRNVGEMFGNVGRRVSNLTTRQLSLIDAVERQETAPDILERLYRIDHIAVRLQRNADSLMLLAGIRETELDARPTTLADVIRAALGQIEGYQRVSLRSETEATVAPDITGDLTLMLAELLENAVAFSPSDTPVEVVVRPGTDVSADGGALIEVIDHGLGMAVERLDEENARLVRRERLDLVPTKVLGLFVVGSLARRWGIRVTLSRTPGGGVTGSVWVPAALLVAREPEAPSASAGAGREPEAAPTAQAPPTPAVRAAATAPERRPAAPATESGLPRRVPAASRTNAVPTRTAQETTKAADEPNAADEPSTGNEPSTGNEPNAAPAAPTPASRPLRRRVRGATLDKTTPPADRAIPATRRPADADAVRSELDEFEAAVRRAEQDSAVAAQAEATPSTHQRPRKESGSDHADR; encoded by the coding sequence GTGTCTGTGGACACGGCGGACCCGCCACCCGAACAGAAGCCGTCCGGGCACGCGCCACAGCGTCGGCGGTCCCGTCGGAGGACCGAAGCCCCCGGTGCGCTCCTGGACCGCTGGCCGTTCCGGCGGAAGCTCAACGTCCTGGTGATCGTGCCCCTGGCGGTTGTCGGCCTGCTCCTCGGCCTGGGCGTGTACAGCCAGGTGCGGCAGGCCCGCGACGCCGACCGGATCGCCGAGCGGGTGCGCGACACCGGCCAGGTCGCCCGGCTGATCAACGACGTACAGGCCGAGCACCGCGAGGCGCTTCTGCTCTCCGTCCAGCAGGAGTCGCTCCGCTCCGGCGCCACCCTCCCCTCGACCGCCGACTACCGCCGGGCGCAGCGGGCCACCGAGGAGCAGGCCGCCACCGTGCGGTCCGCGTTCGGATCGGAGCTGCCGAAGGACGAGGCGCAGGCCCTCGACTACGTTCAGCGCCTGAGCGTGCTGCGGGACAAGGTCGAACGGGGCTCGGTGCCCGCCGCCGGAATCGACCCCGCGTACGCCGCCGCCGTCGGCTATCTCATCGACGGCACCGGACTTGACCACTTCTCCGACAGCTCCTCGTCGTCCGTCATCGAGCTGGTCGACGCCGTGTTGCGCGCCGACGCCGCCCACGCGGCCTTCGAGGGCGGGGTGTTCTCCGCCCAGACCCGGGACGCGAACGGCCTCACCGAGTACACCCGCGCGGTCGGCGCCCACCGGGTCTACGAGGAGCAGTCGGAACGTTTCTCCAGAATCGCCGACCCCGACCAGGTCCTGCGCCTCGACGGCATCGAGCGGAACTCCGAGGAGAACGGCATCGAGGACCGGTTCGCGGAGCTCCAGATCGACCCCGGCAGCTTGCAGGGCCAGTCGCCGCGGCAGTTGCGCACCGAGATGGCCGCGGGCACGCGGCAGGCCGAGGCCCGCCTCGAGATCGCCCGCTCGCTGATCGGCCAGATCGCCGACCGCGCCGACGGCCTCTCCCGGGACGCCCTGCACAAGGCGCTGGCGCTGCTCGCCCTCGCCCTCCTCGGCTTCGCCGCCTGGCTGACCTTCTCCTTCCTGGTCCGCCGCTCCGTCGTACGCCCCCTCGCGGCCCTCACCGGCGCCGCCCACCAGGTGGTCGAGGTGGCGGGCGAGGAACTCGCCAAGGTCGAGGACGAGGACGACGACGCGACCGACAGCACCCCGCTGCGGCCGCACCCGATCCCCGTCCCGGTGCGCGACGAGATCGGCGATCTGGCCGAGGCGTTCAACCAGGTGCAGGTCACCGCCGCGGCGCTGCTGGAGCGGCAGGTGCTCAGCCGCCGCAACGTCGGCGAGATGTTCGGCAACGTCGGCCGCCGGGTCAGCAACCTCACCACCCGCCAGCTCAGCCTGATCGACGCCGTCGAACGCCAGGAGACCGCCCCCGACATCCTGGAGCGGCTCTACCGCATCGACCACATCGCCGTACGCCTCCAGCGCAACGCCGACAGCCTCATGCTGCTCGCCGGAATCCGGGAGACCGAGCTCGACGCCCGGCCGACCACCCTGGCCGATGTGATCCGGGCGGCGCTCGGCCAGATCGAGGGGTACCAGCGGGTGTCCCTGCGGTCCGAGACCGAGGCCACCGTCGCACCCGACATCACCGGCGACCTCACGCTGATGCTCGCCGAACTGCTGGAGAACGCGGTCGCGTTCTCCCCGTCCGACACTCCCGTCGAGGTCGTCGTCCGGCCCGGCACCGACGTCAGCGCGGACGGCGGGGCGCTGATCGAGGTCATCGACCACGGCCTCGGCATGGCCGTGGAACGCCTCGACGAGGAGAACGCCCGCCTGGTGCGCCGCGAGCGGCTCGACCTCGTACCGACCAAGGTGCTCGGCCTCTTCGTGGTCGGAAGCCTGGCCCGCCGCTGGGGCATCCGGGTCACCCTGAGCCGTACGCCGGGCGGCGGGGTCACGGGCAGCGTCTGGGTCCCGGCCGCGCTGCTGGTGGCGCGGGAGCCGGAGGCGCCCTCGGCGTCGGCGGGGGCCGGGCGGGAGCCCGAAGCCGCGCCCACCGCCCAGGCCCCGCCGACCCCGGCCGTACGGGCCGCCGCCACCGCGCCCGAGCGCCGCCCGGCGGCGCCCGCGACGGAGTCCGGTCTGCCACGGCGCGTCCCGGCGGCGTCCCGTACGAACGCGGTGCCGACTCGCACCGCGCAGGAAACAACGAAGGCAGCGGACGAGCCGAACGCGGCGGACGAGCCGTCCACCGGGAACGAGCCGTCCACCGGGAACGAGCCGAACGCCGCCCCGGCCGCCCCCACTCCCGCCTCCCGCCCGCTGCGCCGCCGCGTCCGGGGCGCGACGCTCGACAAGACCACCCCACCGGCCGACCGGGCGATCCCGGCCACGCGCCGGCCCGCCGATGCCGACGCGGTCCGTTCCGAACTCGACGAGTTCGAGGCCGCCGTACGCAGGGCGGAGCAGGACAGCGCCGTCGCCGCCCAGGCCGAAGCCACACCATCGACACATCAGCGCCCCCGGAAGGAGTCGGGAAGTGACCACGCCGACAGATAA
- a CDS encoding roadblock/LC7 domain-containing protein codes for MTTPTDKSGSAERETTDLRAAAADFTWLLDRFATETAGVVDAIAVSSDGLLIAVSQLREQADSERLAAIVSGVTSLAAGASGNYGLGDLNKVIIDLEGGHVLVSSIGCGAVLGVVTTKEAKLGNIAYEMTLFANRAGAALTPQLVMELKKSAGSVG; via the coding sequence GTGACCACGCCGACAGATAAGAGCGGTTCCGCCGAGCGGGAGACCACCGATCTGCGAGCCGCCGCGGCCGACTTCACCTGGCTGCTCGACCGGTTCGCCACCGAGACCGCCGGTGTCGTCGACGCCATCGCGGTGTCCTCCGACGGTCTGCTGATCGCCGTCTCCCAACTGCGAGAACAGGCCGACTCCGAGCGGCTCGCCGCGATCGTCTCCGGTGTCACCAGCCTCGCCGCCGGTGCTTCCGGCAACTACGGCCTCGGCGACCTCAACAAGGTCATCATCGATCTGGAGGGCGGCCATGTGCTGGTCTCGTCCATCGGGTGCGGTGCCGTGCTGGGCGTGGTGACCACGAAGGAGGCGAAGCTGGGGAACATCGCGTACGAGATGACCCTCTTCGCCAACCGGGCCGGGGCCGCGCTCACCCCGCAGCTCGTCATGGAGCTGAAGAAGAGCGCCGGGTCCGTCGGCTGA
- a CDS encoding DUF742 domain-containing protein, whose protein sequence is MRPFLLTAGRVAGSGTGPPLPVETQIVTTPEGLSALRSLTFERRDIVAACRRPQSVAELAARLQLHLNVVRVLAEDLRAAGHLAVHVPNAGTVHDISVLRRVIDGLRAVPDSRGSLRDSS, encoded by the coding sequence ATCCGGCCGTTCCTGCTGACCGCCGGTCGGGTGGCCGGGAGCGGCACCGGGCCGCCGCTCCCCGTCGAGACCCAGATCGTGACGACGCCGGAGGGGCTGTCCGCCCTGCGGTCGCTCACCTTCGAACGTCGCGACATCGTCGCCGCCTGCCGGCGCCCCCAGTCGGTGGCGGAGCTGGCCGCCCGGCTGCAGCTGCATCTCAACGTGGTCCGGGTCCTCGCGGAGGACCTGCGCGCCGCAGGACATCTGGCGGTCCATGTCCCGAACGCCGGGACCGTCCACGACATCTCCGTACTGCGAAGGGTTATCGATGGTCTCCGTGCCGTCCCCGACTCACGGGGCTCACTCCGCGACAGCAGTTGA
- a CDS encoding GTP-binding protein: MVSVPSPTHGAHSATAVEPPLPVKLVIAGGFGVGKTTAVGAISEIRPLTTEALITEVAAGVDDLTHTPGKTTTTVAMDFGVIMIDPKLKLYLFGTPGQDRFGFMWDDVVEGALGGLVIVDTRRLDDCYAAVDYFEHKDVPFAVAINAFDGEVQHDLDEVRWALDISEHVPLIVFDARETRSVRDALLVVLDVALSRAQSANPA; the protein is encoded by the coding sequence ATGGTCTCCGTGCCGTCCCCGACTCACGGGGCTCACTCCGCGACAGCAGTTGAACCGCCACTGCCGGTCAAGCTGGTCATCGCCGGTGGCTTCGGGGTCGGCAAGACCACGGCCGTGGGGGCGATCTCCGAGATCCGGCCGCTGACCACGGAGGCGCTGATCACGGAGGTCGCGGCGGGCGTGGACGACCTCACCCACACCCCCGGCAAGACCACCACCACGGTTGCCATGGACTTCGGCGTCATCATGATCGACCCGAAGCTGAAGCTGTACCTGTTCGGCACGCCGGGCCAGGACCGCTTCGGTTTCATGTGGGACGACGTGGTCGAGGGCGCCCTCGGCGGTCTGGTGATCGTGGACACCCGCCGCCTGGACGACTGCTACGCGGCGGTGGACTACTTCGAGCACAAGGACGTCCCCTTCGCCGTCGCCATCAACGCCTTCGACGGCGAGGTCCAGCACGATCTGGACGAGGTCCGCTGGGCCCTGGACATCTCCGAGCACGTCCCCCTGATCGTCTTCGACGCCCGCGAGACGCGCTCGGTCCGCGACGCCCTTCTGGTCGTCCTCGACGTGGCCCTCTCCCGCGCCCAATCCGCCAACCCGGCCTGA
- a CDS encoding helix-turn-helix domain-containing protein has protein sequence MTQEDSALDGLVRKRIRGLRSALGWSLDDLAARCYLSPSTLSRLETGHRRISLDQLSAIARALGTTLDQLVESDADDDVIIRPQHDMARGLTTWMLNRQPGVIVAKMRLTKPAPTNAKALKVHPGRDWFTVLSGAVTLVLGDRRILVETGQAAEFSTMIPHAFGAHDGPAEILGILDQDGRRTHLRPRPNGGEGRSADDDAEG, from the coding sequence ATGACGCAAGAGGACAGCGCTCTCGACGGCTTGGTCCGCAAGCGGATCAGGGGACTGCGTTCGGCCTTGGGCTGGTCGCTGGATGATCTGGCCGCCCGTTGCTATCTGAGCCCCTCCACGCTGAGCCGTCTCGAGACGGGGCATCGGCGGATCAGTCTTGATCAGTTGAGCGCGATAGCCCGGGCCCTCGGGACCACTTTGGATCAGCTGGTGGAGTCGGACGCCGACGATGACGTGATCATCCGGCCGCAGCATGACATGGCGCGCGGGCTGACCACCTGGATGCTGAACCGGCAGCCCGGAGTCATCGTGGCCAAGATGCGCCTCACCAAACCGGCCCCGACCAATGCCAAGGCGCTGAAGGTCCATCCGGGCAGGGACTGGTTCACCGTCCTGTCCGGAGCCGTCACGCTGGTGTTGGGGGATCGGCGAATCCTCGTCGAGACCGGCCAGGCCGCGGAGTTCTCCACCATGATCCCCCACGCCTTCGGCGCACACGACGGACCGGCGGAGATCCTGGGCATCCTGGACCAGGACGGGCGTCGCACCCATCTGCGGCCGCGGCCGAACGGGGGCGAGGGGAGGTCGGCCGACGACGACGCGGAGGGCTGA
- a CDS encoding class I SAM-dependent methyltransferase encodes MTDHHHHHHSAAGADEWDEAAMAELLDLDAEVLHTFLSEATAVLAQLARDEPPHRILDLGSGTGAGTLALLQRFEGAEAIAVDRSPRLLDHLRGKARARGVEDRVRTVQADLDAAWPDFGAVNLVWASASLHHLTDPDRGLRQIFDSLRPDGLLAVIEMAGFPRFLPDDVGRGRPGLEARCHAARAEAHAESLPDLGSDWGPRLSAAGFTVEVERPFTIDLRPPLPESVGRYAQASLGVLRSRVAEKLSSEDLATLDHLIDSDGPDGVVRRDDLTVRAERTLWAARRP; translated from the coding sequence ATGACGGATCACCACCATCACCACCACAGCGCGGCCGGGGCGGACGAGTGGGACGAGGCGGCCATGGCCGAACTCCTGGACCTCGACGCCGAAGTCCTGCACACCTTCCTGTCCGAAGCGACGGCTGTCCTGGCCCAACTCGCGCGAGACGAACCACCCCACCGGATCCTCGACCTGGGCAGCGGCACCGGTGCGGGAACCCTCGCCCTGCTCCAGCGGTTCGAGGGCGCCGAGGCGATCGCCGTGGACCGGTCCCCGCGGCTCCTGGACCATCTCCGCGGCAAGGCCCGCGCACGCGGAGTGGAGGACAGGGTGCGCACCGTGCAAGCGGATCTGGACGCCGCATGGCCGGACTTCGGCGCCGTGAACCTGGTGTGGGCGTCGGCGTCCCTCCACCACCTGACCGATCCCGACCGCGGATTGCGGCAGATCTTCGACTCGCTGCGCCCCGACGGACTCCTGGCAGTGATCGAGATGGCCGGCTTCCCGCGTTTCCTCCCCGATGACGTCGGCCGAGGGCGCCCCGGACTCGAAGCCCGCTGTCACGCCGCACGGGCCGAAGCCCACGCCGAGAGCCTGCCGGACCTGGGCTCCGACTGGGGCCCCCGGCTCTCCGCCGCCGGATTCACCGTCGAGGTGGAGCGCCCCTTCACCATCGATCTGCGTCCCCCGCTGCCGGAGTCCGTCGGCCGCTACGCCCAGGCTTCCCTTGGAGTGCTGCGTTCCCGCGTCGCCGAAAAGCTGAGCTCCGAGGACCTGGCCACACTCGACCACCTCATCGACAGCGACGGCCCCGACGGCGTCGTACGGCGCGACGACCTCACCGTCCGCGCCGAGCGCACGCTGTGGGCGGCGCGCCGCCCATGA
- a CDS encoding cytochrome P450, which produces MPELTLRSSGEPVRVLTRYADVHTMLSDPRFPRDRSEAGPDGTGTGERHQRWRRLVAQTLTAKRVAVLRPRIVAIAHDLVDTMEAGPQPADLWAGFAYPFPVRVVGALLGVPEQDWDRFSYWSGALFSQDRYGEQETRTARHDLATYLGEHLARKRREPGDDLLSKLVEITDAADRRLPEAVFVQIMQGLMHAGHETTSSVIGKLVPVLLDDRSRWQRLLDDRSLIRPAVEELLRFDVNRGPGMPRYLTDDIELDGEVIPKGSTALSVVASANRDERMFSDPDELDLTRSPNRHLAFGAGAHSCIGQALARTELQVALEILLERLPGLDLAVPSSELARREGVLTDSFEQVPVVW; this is translated from the coding sequence GTGCCGGAGCTGACGCTGCGGTCGAGCGGGGAGCCGGTACGGGTGCTGACGCGCTACGCGGATGTGCACACGATGCTGTCCGACCCGCGCTTCCCGAGGGACCGGAGCGAGGCGGGCCCGGACGGGACCGGCACGGGCGAACGGCACCAGCGCTGGCGGCGGTTGGTGGCCCAGACGCTCACCGCGAAGCGGGTCGCCGTGCTCCGCCCCCGGATCGTCGCCATCGCGCATGACCTGGTGGACACCATGGAGGCCGGGCCGCAGCCCGCGGATCTCTGGGCGGGTTTCGCGTATCCGTTTCCGGTGCGGGTCGTCGGCGCCCTGCTGGGCGTCCCGGAGCAGGACTGGGACCGTTTCTCGTACTGGTCCGGCGCCCTGTTCAGCCAGGACCGCTACGGCGAGCAGGAGACCCGCACCGCCCGCCACGACCTCGCGACCTATCTGGGCGAGCATCTGGCCCGGAAGCGGCGCGAACCGGGTGACGACCTGCTCAGCAAGCTGGTCGAGATCACCGACGCCGCCGACCGCCGCCTGCCCGAGGCGGTCTTCGTCCAGATCATGCAGGGGCTGATGCACGCCGGGCACGAGACGACGTCGAGCGTGATCGGGAAGCTGGTCCCGGTCCTGCTCGACGACCGTTCCCGCTGGCAGCGCCTGCTGGACGACCGCTCGCTGATCCGCCCGGCCGTCGAGGAGCTGCTGCGCTTCGACGTCAACCGGGGCCCGGGCATGCCGCGTTACCTCACCGACGACATCGAACTGGACGGCGAGGTGATCCCGAAGGGCAGCACCGCCCTGTCGGTCGTCGCCTCCGCCAACCGCGACGAGCGGATGTTCTCCGACCCGGACGAACTCGACCTGACCCGTTCCCCCAACCGCCACCTCGCCTTCGGCGCCGGCGCCCACTCCTGCATCGGCCAGGCCCTGGCCCGCACCGAACTCCAGGTCGCCCTGGAAATCCTGCTGGAGCGCCTGCCCGGTCTCGACCTGGCGGTCCCGTCATCCGAACTGGCACGGCGCGAGGGAGTCCTCACGGACAGCTTCGAGCAAGTCCCCGTGGTGTGGTAG
- a CDS encoding alpha/beta hydrolase, translating to MTITDEDCLAETRAFTEQFEAAAVNRPARGQAPSAATLALLRRNRLGGDTPPVRLPHAQSRVVEGGVKLRTFVPDRVDGVYLHIHGGGWAFGSADGQDERLWRLAVQARLAVVSVEYRLAPEHPFPAGPDDCEAAARWLVEQAATEFGTERLLIGGESAGAHLSVVTLLRLRDRHGITGAFRAAHLLFGLYDLSMTPSQRSFGPRQLLINTDSLRGIYELFTPGMDVEQRRDPELSPLFANLAGLPPARIVVGTEDPLLDDSLFLAGRWQAAGAPVQLGVVAGAMHGFTLFPLTITQREQQRERDFLATA from the coding sequence ATGACGATCACAGATGAGGACTGCCTCGCCGAGACCCGGGCCTTCACCGAGCAATTCGAGGCTGCCGCGGTGAACCGTCCGGCCCGCGGGCAAGCCCCGAGCGCGGCCACGCTGGCGCTCCTGCGGCGCAACCGGCTCGGCGGCGACACCCCACCGGTGAGACTGCCGCACGCCCAAAGCCGCGTCGTCGAGGGCGGGGTGAAGCTCCGGACGTTCGTACCGGACCGCGTCGACGGCGTGTACCTGCACATCCACGGAGGCGGCTGGGCATTCGGCTCCGCGGACGGACAGGATGAACGGCTCTGGCGGCTTGCCGTACAGGCACGGCTGGCCGTGGTGAGCGTGGAGTACCGCCTGGCGCCGGAACACCCGTTCCCCGCCGGGCCCGACGACTGCGAAGCGGCCGCCCGGTGGCTGGTGGAGCAGGCCGCGACCGAGTTCGGCACCGAACGGCTGCTGATCGGTGGTGAATCGGCCGGTGCCCACCTGAGTGTCGTGACGCTGCTGCGCCTTCGCGACCGGCACGGCATCACCGGCGCGTTCCGGGCGGCCCACCTGCTCTTCGGCCTCTACGACCTGTCGATGACACCAAGTCAGCGGTCATTCGGCCCCAGACAACTGCTGATCAACACCGACTCACTTCGCGGCATCTACGAGCTCTTCACCCCGGGGATGGACGTGGAGCAGCGCCGCGACCCCGAGCTCTCACCCCTGTTCGCGAACCTGGCCGGTCTGCCGCCCGCCCGCATCGTCGTCGGCACCGAGGATCCGCTGCTGGACGACTCCCTGTTCCTCGCCGGGCGCTGGCAGGCGGCGGGCGCGCCCGTGCAACTCGGCGTCGTCGCCGGCGCGATGCACGGCTTCACCCTCTTCCCGCTGACCATCACCCAGCGGGAACAGCAGCGCGAGCGGGACTTCCTGGCCACCGCGTGA
- a CDS encoding helix-turn-helix transcriptional regulator translates to MNRTARLYALVEELRAAAPRPLTVAALAARFEISTRTVQRDLQALMQTGVPVRTTPGRGGGWSIAPEMTLPRSTSPPMKPRH, encoded by the coding sequence ATGAACCGCACGGCCCGGCTCTACGCGCTGGTGGAAGAGTTGCGCGCGGCCGCGCCGCGACCGCTGACGGTCGCGGCGCTCGCCGCGCGGTTCGAGATCAGCACCCGCACGGTGCAGCGCGACCTCCAGGCTCTGATGCAGACGGGTGTCCCGGTGCGCACCACACCCGGACGCGGCGGGGGCTGGTCGATCGCCCCCGAGATGACCCTGCCCCGATCCACTTCACCACCGATGAAGCCTCGGCACTGA
- a CDS encoding helix-turn-helix transcriptional regulator, giving the protein MTGPASTAARTLAARIVTLPTRTDSEVRTAVEQALSHNLALRLSYTDAAGHESNRVVEPAGLLTAEGRWYLIAWCRTRRAGRGFRLDRITAATPTDEQAQPHNLTDLLLGSTAATAVRPAALAPLTPARPRHWGSSGRSWAEPGPDRGGGRPVPSSC; this is encoded by the coding sequence ATGACCGGCCCCGCCTCGACGGCGGCCCGGACACTCGCCGCACGCATCGTTACGCTGCCGACGCGAACCGACTCCGAGGTCCGCACCGCGGTGGAACAGGCCCTCTCCCACAACCTGGCGCTGCGGCTGTCCTACACCGACGCGGCAGGACACGAAAGCAACCGCGTCGTGGAACCGGCCGGACTGCTCACCGCCGAAGGCCGCTGGTACCTCATCGCCTGGTGCCGCACCCGACGCGCGGGCCGAGGCTTCCGCCTGGACCGGATCACAGCGGCGACTCCCACCGACGAGCAGGCCCAGCCCCACAACCTGACCGACCTACTCCTCGGCTCCACCGCCGCCACCGCGGTGCGGCCCGCCGCACTGGCCCCACTTACACCCGCCCGGCCACGGCACTGGGGCTCGTCCGGCAGATCATGGGCCGAGCCAGGGCCGGACCGAGGCGGGGGCCGGCCAGTGCCCTCATCGTGTTGA
- a CDS encoding class I SAM-dependent methyltransferase, with the protein MDSIPANRRLWNQISSAYQHKHDPHIGAAPRLWGMYSIPDAHLHALGDVTGKRVLELGCGAGQWSRALAAEGATVVGLDLSEAQLAAAARAMGAARYPLVQGAAEQLPFAADSFDLVFCDFGGLSWAPPHLAVPQAARVLARGGRLVFNVASPWFEACYDEAASRVTTTLQQDYFGLNTIAEDNGATSYQLTYGDWVKVLRGAGLIIDDLIEPRPELGTPNGYNETDPPDWAHRWPAELLWVTHKP; encoded by the coding sequence GTGGACAGCATCCCCGCCAACCGGCGGCTCTGGAACCAGATCAGCAGCGCCTACCAGCACAAGCACGACCCGCACATCGGCGCCGCACCCCGGCTGTGGGGCATGTACTCCATCCCCGACGCGCACCTGCACGCCCTGGGCGACGTCACCGGCAAGCGCGTCCTGGAACTCGGCTGCGGCGCCGGCCAGTGGTCCAGGGCGCTCGCCGCCGAGGGCGCCACCGTGGTCGGGCTCGACCTGTCCGAAGCCCAACTCGCCGCAGCGGCCCGCGCGATGGGAGCGGCCCGCTACCCGCTGGTGCAAGGCGCCGCGGAACAACTCCCCTTCGCCGCCGATAGCTTCGACCTGGTGTTCTGCGACTTCGGTGGCCTCAGCTGGGCGCCCCCGCACCTGGCCGTCCCGCAGGCCGCACGCGTCTTGGCCCGAGGCGGGCGCCTGGTGTTCAACGTCGCCAGCCCATGGTTCGAAGCTTGCTACGACGAAGCCGCCAGCCGCGTGACCACGACGCTGCAGCAGGACTACTTCGGGCTGAACACCATCGCCGAAGACAACGGCGCGACCAGCTATCAGCTCACCTACGGCGACTGGGTCAAGGTCCTGCGCGGCGCGGGTCTCATCATCGACGACCTCATCGAGCCACGGCCCGAACTCGGAACACCCAACGGCTACAACGAAACCGACCCACCCGACTGGGCACACCGCTGGCCGGCGGAACTGCTCTGGGTAACCCACAAACCGTAA
- a CDS encoding IS982 family transposase: protein MTPCLDALLAALYVFIDDHVAPRRRIGRPPKLTDAELLCLAVAQVLLGFPSARHWIRFAHARLGHLFRYLPQQSAYNKRLNAAGPLISTVIEALARQVPSWHDDLRLIDSTPLPCAASRETVKRSDLAGHAGYGYCRSHSRFFWGFRLYLLTTAEGMPISWCLANPKLGEREVMCALLERDHHLVRAGQVILADKGFAGREFEAFLTERLGVHLVRPDRKDEPVRHGRLARVRQWIEAVIDTLKGQLGLEQHGGRTLLGVFARTGQRLLALAASVWHNWTTGAKIKRSLIAYDH from the coding sequence GTGACTCCTTGCCTGGACGCCCTTCTGGCGGCACTGTACGTGTTCATCGACGACCATGTGGCTCCCCGTCGCCGGATCGGGCGACCTCCAAAACTGACGGACGCCGAACTGCTGTGCCTGGCGGTTGCCCAGGTCCTGCTGGGCTTCCCTTCCGCACGGCACTGGATTCGCTTCGCCCACGCCCGGCTCGGGCACTTGTTTCGCTACCTGCCCCAGCAGTCCGCCTACAACAAGCGGCTCAACGCCGCCGGACCGCTGATCAGCACCGTGATCGAGGCACTGGCCAGGCAGGTGCCGAGCTGGCACGACGACCTGCGGCTGATCGACTCCACCCCACTGCCGTGTGCGGCCTCCCGCGAGACGGTCAAACGCTCCGACCTGGCCGGGCACGCCGGATACGGCTACTGCCGCAGCCACTCCCGCTTCTTCTGGGGCTTCCGGCTCTACCTGCTGACCACCGCCGAGGGCATGCCGATCTCCTGGTGCCTGGCCAACCCCAAGCTCGGCGAGCGGGAGGTGATGTGCGCGTTGCTGGAACGCGACCACCACCTCGTCCGCGCCGGTCAGGTGATCCTTGCGGACAAGGGCTTCGCCGGGCGGGAGTTCGAGGCGTTCCTGACCGAGCGCCTGGGTGTCCATCTGGTACGGCCGGATCGGAAGGACGAGCCGGTCCGGCACGGCCGCCTCGCCCGCGTCCGCCAGTGGATCGAAGCCGTCATCGACACGCTCAAGGGTCAGCTCGGCCTGGAACAACACGGTGGCAGAACCCTGCTTGGGGTGTTCGCCCGCACCGGCCAACGACTCCTCGCCCTCGCAGCCAGCGTCTGGCACAACTGGACCACCGGCGCCAAGATCAAGCGATCCCTGATCGCCTACGACCACTGA
- a CDS encoding NADPH-dependent F420 reductase, with protein MGFIGSGYIGSTIARLAIEAGHQVVLSNSRGPETLADTAAELGPRASAATSGEAAAAGDIVVVTVPVKAFPDLTAAPLAGKTVIDTCNYGPERDGHIPELDSKSLTSSELLLRYIPDAMLVKAFNNIFFKHLLSLARPAGAADRSYLPIAGDSAPAKAAVTEFIESLGYSVVDAGPLADSWRQARGTPVWGTPYGPFSNEKGQPVGQDAIRAALATATR; from the coding sequence GTGGGATTTATCGGAAGCGGATACATCGGCAGTACCATCGCGCGGCTCGCCATCGAGGCCGGGCACCAGGTCGTGCTCAGCAACTCGCGCGGTCCCGAAACGCTCGCGGACACGGCAGCGGAACTGGGGCCGCGGGCGTCCGCGGCGACGAGCGGGGAGGCCGCGGCGGCCGGTGACATCGTCGTGGTCACGGTGCCGGTCAAGGCCTTCCCCGACTTGACCGCCGCGCCACTGGCCGGGAAGACGGTCATTGACACGTGCAACTACGGCCCCGAGCGTGACGGACACATCCCCGAGCTCGACAGCAAGTCGCTCACCTCGAGCGAGCTGCTGCTGCGGTACATCCCGGACGCCATGCTCGTGAAAGCGTTCAACAACATCTTCTTCAAGCACCTGCTGTCACTCGCCCGCCCGGCGGGGGCGGCCGACCGCTCCTACCTGCCGATCGCCGGGGACTCCGCGCCGGCGAAGGCCGCGGTGACCGAATTCATCGAATCCCTCGGGTACAGCGTGGTGGACGCGGGACCGCTGGCCGACAGCTGGCGGCAGGCGAGGGGCACGCCGGTGTGGGGGACCCCGTACGGGCCGTTCTCGAACGAGAAGGGCCAGCCGGTCGGCCAGGACGCCATCCGCGCGGCACTGGCCACCGCAACGCGGTAA